In Hymenobacter sublimis, a single genomic region encodes these proteins:
- a CDS encoding erythromycin esterase family protein yields MLISFRWLAALGLYVSLITQAWAQSGPAVLPSGLRAYPVRTVSSTDTAFQDLEFLRQEIGGARVVMLGEPTHGEGNVTEAKIRLIRFLQQRLGFTTVAFESGFYELDKAQRQLAAGTSAREALENSIFPVWMGTQEFQALLPLVGRGRLRVAGFDGQFSGEYQEEMLEELETLLKPEKGADGIAYDYLEECLSTMGEIFTFPPSHQIAIFDLHVGKARRLLEKVAAGPSAQRRERAMFWLQNLRSIQAMAHTYATHDPGAKTEAEFSAADSNPRDAQMADNLLWYLRQHPQEKVICWGALPHLANKVEVLDNVELKGYRPMGRMVKAALGPDAMYVLGTVSGGGVYGFGPWGKHTPVPTPAPGSLEAELLAQGQEYSFVSLKHDAPGREFTTYAFEYQPVAGRWSEVVDGFLYLKTVTPPHGVAPVALEATPAEAPVPVAEMASAQPQRLNPAARPAAKVGAALTMRGTVLDRKTGAAVPFATVALPGRGTGTIADDQGRFTLPARRHETVQVSSVGYESVTVAAETATVTVRLVPSAYALGAVRVSGESLNPRKIMKKVLAAIPTNYEQADYHAQTYTHRRVSNFDTLSHEVEYVSQIFEPAGHRHYAGGFLMLEVRQQQRIQEAHQLASSKQPLGHFGWSDGGQGFFSSTTDPVRISPLFKSSTVGKFILQLDTVEQRGTETVYVIRFAAKRATHRTTGTYLQAGYSGKIYVRQQDYAVVRYEAIWQGDTVKQNAVAHKYYGRNNQIAHLYNRVYADERTSHVATYQQAANGRYYVASSVAQSLTSGRVLGKKPFYSQKSCEVYFTAVAPGAAPDVANDPALADKEIDQLERAEYHPAFWQTYQRPAPAGSAPALLPTKP; encoded by the coding sequence ATGCTTATTTCTTTCCGCTGGTTAGCGGCCCTGGGGTTGTATGTTTCGCTGATAACGCAAGCTTGGGCGCAGTCAGGTCCGGCGGTACTACCTTCCGGATTACGCGCCTACCCCGTTCGCACCGTTAGCTCCACCGACACTGCTTTTCAGGACCTGGAGTTTCTGCGGCAGGAAATTGGCGGGGCGCGGGTAGTAATGCTCGGGGAGCCCACTCACGGTGAGGGCAACGTAACGGAAGCTAAAATTCGACTGATTCGCTTCCTGCAGCAGCGCCTGGGCTTCACTACGGTAGCTTTTGAAAGCGGCTTTTACGAGTTGGACAAGGCCCAGCGCCAGCTAGCGGCCGGCACCTCAGCGCGGGAGGCCCTGGAAAACAGCATATTTCCCGTCTGGATGGGGACCCAGGAATTTCAGGCGCTGCTGCCCTTAGTGGGCCGGGGCCGTCTGCGGGTGGCGGGCTTCGATGGGCAATTTAGCGGAGAGTATCAGGAAGAAATGCTAGAGGAGCTGGAAACGCTGCTCAAGCCCGAAAAAGGCGCCGATGGCATTGCCTACGACTACCTCGAGGAGTGCCTCAGTACCATGGGCGAAATCTTTACCTTCCCGCCCAGCCATCAGATAGCCATTTTCGATCTGCATGTGGGGAAGGCCCGCCGCCTGCTGGAAAAGGTAGCCGCTGGCCCAAGCGCTCAGCGCCGCGAGCGGGCCATGTTCTGGCTGCAGAACCTGCGCAGCATCCAAGCTATGGCGCATACCTATGCTACCCACGACCCGGGAGCCAAAACCGAAGCCGAATTCAGCGCCGCCGACAGCAACCCCCGCGACGCCCAGATGGCCGATAACTTGCTGTGGTATTTGCGCCAGCACCCGCAGGAAAAGGTTATCTGCTGGGGCGCACTACCCCATTTGGCCAACAAAGTCGAGGTTCTGGATAATGTCGAGTTGAAAGGCTACCGCCCCATGGGCCGAATGGTAAAAGCGGCTCTGGGCCCCGATGCCATGTATGTGCTCGGGACGGTAAGCGGGGGCGGCGTGTATGGGTTTGGACCCTGGGGAAAGCACACGCCAGTACCTACTCCGGCTCCCGGAAGTCTGGAAGCAGAGCTGCTGGCCCAGGGCCAGGAATACAGCTTTGTAAGTCTAAAGCATGATGCTCCCGGCCGCGAATTCACTACCTACGCTTTTGAGTATCAGCCCGTAGCTGGGCGGTGGAGCGAAGTAGTGGATGGCTTTCTGTACCTGAAAACAGTAACTCCGCCGCACGGAGTTGCACCCGTCGCTCTCGAGGCTACCCCAGCGGAAGCGCCGGTTCCCGTTGCCGAAATGGCCTCAGCGCAGCCCCAACGCCTGAATCCCGCCGCCCGCCCCGCGGCGAAAGTGGGCGCGGCCCTGACGATGCGCGGCACCGTGCTAGACCGCAAAACAGGAGCGGCCGTGCCCTTCGCGACAGTGGCTTTGCCGGGCCGCGGCACCGGCACCATCGCCGATGACCAGGGGCGTTTTACCCTCCCTGCCCGGCGGCACGAAACGGTGCAGGTAAGCAGCGTCGGCTACGAGTCGGTGACGGTAGCGGCGGAAACGGCTACTGTCACCGTGCGGTTGGTGCCCTCCGCCTACGCGCTAGGCGCGGTACGGGTCAGCGGAGAGTCTTTGAATCCGCGCAAGATTATGAAGAAAGTGTTGGCGGCCATTCCAACTAACTACGAGCAAGCCGACTACCACGCCCAGACCTACACCCACCGCCGCGTCAGCAATTTCGATACCCTGAGCCATGAGGTAGAATACGTGAGCCAGATTTTCGAGCCGGCCGGCCACCGCCACTATGCCGGCGGCTTCCTGATGCTGGAAGTGCGGCAGCAGCAACGCATTCAGGAGGCGCACCAGCTGGCTAGCTCAAAGCAGCCACTAGGACATTTTGGGTGGTCTGATGGGGGCCAAGGGTTTTTTTCTTCTACCACTGATCCGGTGCGCATTTCACCCCTGTTTAAAAGCAGCACGGTAGGCAAGTTTATTCTGCAGCTGGATACTGTGGAGCAGCGCGGCACTGAAACCGTGTATGTCATTCGCTTTGCCGCCAAGCGGGCTACCCACCGCACCACCGGCACCTACCTGCAGGCGGGGTACTCTGGCAAAATTTACGTGCGGCAGCAGGACTACGCCGTAGTGCGCTACGAGGCCATCTGGCAGGGTGATACGGTAAAGCAGAACGCTGTTGCCCACAAATACTACGGCCGCAACAACCAAATTGCCCACCTCTACAACCGAGTATATGCCGATGAGCGGACCTCACACGTAGCCACCTACCAGCAGGCTGCGAACGGCCGCTATTACGTAGCTAGTAGCGTGGCGCAAAGCCTCACGAGTGGTCGGGTGCTGGGCAAAAAGCCGTTTTACTCGCAAAAATCTTGTGAGGTGTACTTCACCGCAGTAGCTCCTGGCGCGGCGCCCGATGTGGCGAATGACCCGGCGCTTGCCGACAAAGAAATCGACCAGCTGGAACGGGCAGAATACCACCCGGCCTTCTGGCAAACCTACCAGCGCCCAGCTCCGGCCGGCTCCGCGCCCGCGTTGCTGCCTACGAAGCCATAA
- a CDS encoding T9SS type A sorting domain-containing protein, whose product MLPLLTQGQTTSTLVSFDFNSGTRYDALTPVTAAGVTAAASSTEAFATSPGTATGAGAFTAAPSGPALSMANSTGSNNRYFQFALGGSNLSSYYGYKLYLQPYRSSTGATTITVAYSTDGGTNFTNFPTTLAVPELAFAERTLDLSGVSDLDYKHTLVLRLLVSGATSGSGTFRLDNFQVQATSALNPTPVLTSLSPASIAAGSNGFTLVVTGSGFINGSTIRFNGVERPTTLHSATQLTAAIPASDVEVAGTYPVTVISPGPGGGTSASSNFVVTPVVRWDGGAGTNSWFDRANWDADAVPTTNDEVLLDHNKVAGRYTVVLDAGGAVAPATTPTAEVRSLTINPATGDSILLEISALNTSTVPLRLTRNSAAETALAIYNKGVVTNTSDRGGIDIPGDNPNFYLYNGGTYRHYTDRPHVGLLENLAAVAGTEAGTWEFRPKTQPSNTASIAGRTYPNLVFRNRIGQAFTNFTGSGANPLTVRGNLIIGPGAVLTASTTSEVRVAGDIVVQGAFRFAPQTTGTSTVRMVLNGSRPQRISGVAWGAVPSGTPTGTYLAADVPLQLNNTSSEGVTLATPVTVNNVLQLTAGRLQTDAVNLLTLLNNPTSGSDNSFVNGPVARPASGAVTLTFPLGRIAAQGAAYRPLTLNINSLSRATTFTATQTEGGFATKDLTGDLRRLNATRYFAVTPAPALTSADNFAGTITLSFGPDDQVTDPTASTLVVAKNDGNGWVNIGRSGNTGGPSNGTAVTGTLTSGPFTSFSLFTLASTNADATSNPLPVTLLHFRAEHRRESVRLAWTTATELNNARFEIQRSLAGREFVTVASLPGQGSSAALHTYTWLDAAPPAGPLYYRLRQVDTDGTSNISPVVVVTPGAGGVLTTYPNPVSGHVNFQAPASSLRYRIVNLLGQTLTQGQTVAGVNSVPVQLLLPGVYYLLLDTAAGTESSKFYKE is encoded by the coding sequence ATGTTGCCTTTGCTGACTCAGGGTCAGACAACCAGTACCCTTGTCAGCTTCGACTTTAACTCGGGTACTCGGTATGACGCGCTTACGCCCGTTACGGCGGCGGGCGTTACGGCAGCGGCCTCTTCAACGGAGGCGTTTGCTACTAGCCCGGGTACGGCTACGGGTGCCGGCGCCTTTACGGCCGCTCCGAGCGGCCCGGCGTTGTCGATGGCAAATTCCACGGGCTCCAATAACAGGTACTTCCAGTTTGCGCTGGGCGGTAGTAACTTAAGCAGCTATTACGGTTACAAGCTGTACCTACAGCCCTACCGTTCCAGCACCGGCGCTACTACCATTACGGTGGCCTACAGCACCGACGGCGGCACTAACTTCACGAACTTTCCTACCACGCTGGCCGTGCCGGAACTGGCTTTTGCGGAACGGACACTCGATTTGTCTGGGGTAAGCGACCTGGACTACAAACACACGCTGGTGCTGCGGCTGCTGGTAAGCGGGGCCACCTCCGGCAGCGGCACCTTTCGCCTCGACAACTTCCAGGTGCAAGCTACCTCCGCCCTGAACCCCACGCCAGTTCTGACGAGCCTCAGTCCCGCTAGCATTGCGGCGGGCAGCAATGGCTTCACCCTGGTTGTTACCGGTAGCGGCTTTATTAACGGAAGCACCATCCGCTTTAATGGCGTTGAGCGGCCTACTACCTTGCACAGCGCCACCCAACTGACGGCCGCTATTCCCGCCTCCGACGTGGAGGTAGCCGGCACTTACCCCGTAACGGTGATTAGTCCGGGTCCGGGCGGCGGCACCTCCGCGAGCAGCAATTTTGTCGTTACGCCCGTAGTCCGCTGGGATGGGGGCGCCGGCACAAATAGTTGGTTTGACCGGGCTAACTGGGATGCTGATGCGGTGCCCACCACCAACGATGAAGTGCTACTGGACCACAACAAGGTTGCGGGCCGCTACACCGTGGTGCTTGATGCCGGCGGGGCCGTAGCCCCGGCTACCACGCCTACCGCTGAAGTTCGCTCCCTGACTATAAACCCGGCCACCGGCGACTCTATTCTGCTGGAAATATCAGCCCTGAATACTAGCACCGTGCCCCTACGCCTGACTCGTAACAGCGCTGCTGAAACTGCCTTGGCCATTTACAACAAGGGCGTTGTAACGAATACCAGTGACAGAGGCGGAATTGATATTCCGGGCGATAATCCGAATTTCTACCTCTACAATGGCGGCACCTACCGCCACTACACCGACCGGCCGCATGTAGGCCTGCTGGAAAACCTGGCCGCCGTGGCGGGCACGGAAGCCGGAACCTGGGAGTTTCGGCCCAAAACTCAGCCCAGTAACACAGCTTCCATTGCGGGCCGGACCTACCCCAACCTCGTTTTCCGGAACCGAATTGGGCAGGCTTTTACCAACTTCACTGGCAGTGGAGCTAACCCCCTGACCGTACGCGGCAACCTAATCATCGGTCCGGGCGCGGTGTTGACTGCCTCTACCACGAGCGAAGTGCGCGTGGCCGGCGACATAGTAGTGCAGGGTGCTTTTCGCTTTGCTCCCCAAACCACCGGGACCAGTACCGTCCGGATGGTGCTAAACGGGAGTCGGCCGCAACGCATTAGCGGGGTAGCCTGGGGCGCAGTGCCCAGCGGCACGCCAACGGGCACGTATCTGGCCGCCGATGTACCCCTGCAACTCAACAACACCAGCTCCGAGGGCGTGACGCTGGCTACCCCCGTTACGGTAAACAACGTGCTGCAACTCACGGCCGGCCGGCTGCAAACGGATGCGGTAAACCTGCTGACGCTACTTAATAATCCCACCAGCGGCTCTGATAACAGCTTTGTAAATGGCCCCGTGGCTCGTCCGGCTAGTGGTGCCGTTACCCTAACCTTCCCGCTGGGGCGCATTGCTGCCCAGGGTGCCGCCTACCGGCCTTTAACCTTAAACATCAACAGTCTGAGTCGGGCCACTACGTTTACGGCCACCCAAACCGAGGGCGGCTTTGCCACGAAAGACCTAACCGGCGACCTGCGCCGCCTGAATGCTACCCGCTACTTCGCGGTAACCCCCGCGCCCGCCCTCACCAGCGCCGATAACTTCGCGGGTACCATTACCCTGAGCTTTGGGCCCGATGACCAAGTAACGGACCCTACCGCCAGCACGCTGGTCGTAGCCAAGAACGACGGTAATGGCTGGGTAAACATTGGGCGGAGCGGCAATACGGGCGGCCCCAGCAACGGCACAGCGGTAACCGGCACTCTGACTTCAGGGCCATTCACTTCCTTCAGCTTGTTCACGCTAGCCAGTACCAACGCGGATGCTACCTCTAACCCGTTGCCCGTAACCCTGCTGCACTTCCGGGCCGAGCATCGGCGGGAAAGTGTGCGCCTGGCCTGGACTACTGCCACCGAGCTGAACAATGCCCGCTTTGAAATTCAGCGCAGCCTTGCTGGGCGGGAGTTTGTTACGGTAGCCAGCTTGCCAGGGCAGGGCAGCAGCGCCGCTTTGCACACCTACACCTGGCTTGATGCCGCCCCGCCCGCCGGTCCGTTGTACTACCGCCTGCGGCAGGTAGATACTGATGGCACTAGTAATATTTCTCCGGTAGTCGTCGTGACTCCTGGTGCCGGCGGGGTGCTTACCACATATCCTAACCCGGTTTCAGGGCATGTAAATTTTCAGGCTCCCGCTTCTAGCCTGCGCTACCGCATTGTGAACTTGCTGGGGCAAACTTTAACCCAGGGCCAGACGGTAGCCGGGGTGAACAGTGTGCCGGTACAGCTGCTGCTGCCAGGCGTGTACTACCTGCTGCTCGACACAGCTGCGGGTACCGAAAGCAGCAAATTTTACAAGGAGTAA
- a CDS encoding lipocalin family protein, translating to MKTNSAPLRYLASLLMLLVLFTASCGSKEGKVEGVNMLYGTESKVWKTDKELSASGDKVKQTDAQEDERITFFANKQYNMTSPAGAVNGKYEFDQAGKKITMTPDGAAQSNTFDVVTLTDDKLTLRSPEGAELRLEKE from the coding sequence ATGAAAACTAATTCCGCTCCCTTGCGCTACCTGGCTAGCCTGCTCATGTTACTGGTACTTTTCACTGCTTCCTGCGGCAGCAAAGAAGGCAAAGTAGAAGGCGTGAACATGCTGTATGGCACCGAAAGCAAAGTTTGGAAAACCGATAAAGAACTGAGCGCCAGCGGCGACAAAGTAAAGCAGACGGATGCTCAGGAGGATGAGCGCATCACCTTCTTTGCCAACAAGCAGTATAACATGACCTCTCCTGCTGGTGCCGTAAATGGCAAGTATGAGTTTGACCAGGCCGGTAAGAAAATCACTATGACGCCTGATGGAGCTGCCCAGAGCAATACCTTCGATGTAGTAACGCTCACCGACGACAAGCTCACGCTCCGTAGCCCCGAGGGCGCTGAGCTGCGCCTTGAAAAAGAATAA
- a CDS encoding LysM peptidoglycan-binding domain-containing protein, giving the protein MGLFDFLSNDGEKKPVAPAPKPAAGGATDFFGNANQPAAQPAAAQADKYTVVSGDSLSKIAKNHYGDASKWHQIYDANKATIGANPDHIEVGQVLTLPKI; this is encoded by the coding sequence ATGGGACTGTTTGATTTCCTTTCCAACGACGGCGAAAAAAAACCCGTTGCTCCTGCTCCTAAACCTGCCGCTGGCGGCGCCACCGATTTCTTCGGCAACGCTAACCAGCCCGCTGCCCAGCCGGCAGCTGCCCAGGCCGACAAATACACGGTAGTAAGCGGCGATTCGCTTTCTAAAATTGCCAAGAACCACTACGGTGACGCCTCCAAGTGGCATCAGATATACGATGCCAATAAGGCAACCATCGGCGCCAATCCCGACCACATTGAGGTAGGCCAGGTGTTGACTTTACCTAAGATTTAA